The DNA region GGAAGCCTATGATATGCCAGTGCCTTTGTGAAGGGGAACCTGCCTCCCCCAGCATTGTTGCCTCTGTGAACCAGGTTATAAACCCTGATCCTCCAAGCCCCACTTTCAGGCTACTGCCTCACATCCCTAGTCACTCTTTCTACAGCCTCATCTCTTTCCCATAGTCCAACCTTCCATCTTGACTCAGCAGAGATATGTCCAGAACACCACAAGAGCATCAGGGACAGAGCAAGATTAAATTTTTTGACAAACTAAGTTTTGAAGAATGGAAATGATCATTTCTGGTTTTCAGTGATGTTTTTCCTCTAGTCTAGGACGGAGGCTGACAGCAAAGGAAGTAGCTGATATATCTGCATAGTTCTGTTGGTTCATCTTAGCGAAACTAAGATTTcatttctgctttaaattcaaatttcaaagcaaatttAACTATGGAGTTACATAGTAAATTAATTAATTCAGAGAAATCGTTATAGGCAGTAAAGATCTAAATTGATACTTACTGCTGTGTTTGCATTAGTGGCATGCTAGTATTATCATAGCTGTCTGTGTGAAGAGGTGGTACAATCTCACCAGTAACTGGGTGAAACACAGGAAGTGTTGAAAGAGGCCATGCTATCTCTCTATTTTTGGACATCTCACGAAGCTCTTTGGTGGATTTCTGTATAGCACTGTGGTGGACCAACTGGATGCTatgttaaaaggaaataaaatgaatatttttcttaaaaaggaTTCTAAGAATATGGATAGTTTTGTAAAaccatttaaaatcattttttctttaaactacAAGGACTTTGATGCGTATTATAGACTATCAGTAGAACAATTATAGTAGAGCTTCagtataaaacaaatatttaagttATTTAATTTTGAAAGCAAGAATTGTTCTATCAGactgctgtgtgaagaagtatttttctaaaatattttagaatatgCAATATAATGTTAATATTCCATTTATTTCctgctgtaaaaataaaagttttggtAACTCATATTGTTGTTTCTTGTGGTGGATTCCTAAATACTCACAGAAGCTTTGATTTTTATGGCAGAATATTATGTAGGCACAGGATACCTTTCATGGAAGTTCTTTCATCTGTCCATTGCCTTGTAAAAATGTAGATTGGGAGTCGCATATGCATGAACATTAATTACATAATAATATTATTACTCTAAAGGATTGTATATTAAACTGATCTTTATTAATTACAAACCCTTTTTATTCTGACCTGCTAGCCTTGCCACACCTCTCTGTTTTATAGCAGCTTTCACATATATGAATTAGACTGTGAATCAAGGAGAGCGAGAGAAGAGCATGACACATGTATGAAGCATGACAAGCTACTGagaaatgaaaattaaatgagaaagaaaaacaacaggAAAGAAGACACTTACTCTGGTGTTTGCATGTTTCTCTTTtccctaaaaacaaaacaaaatttatgaATTAAATAATAGCATTGATAGTTGGAACATTAAATCTATCTGCTGATGGAAAAAGTACACGATGTGGAAATGCTGACACTGTTACCACCAAACCAAGTTGGTAGCATTTGCCACCAGGTTAATGATAAGAACTGGATGAGCACACAAATAGAGCTGTTGATACTGATGACAGACAGACAACCACACCCACACACAAGTGAATGAAAATGCAAGGTAAGGAAAAGGCTTCTGGCTAAAATAAATTCTATGACAAAATGAAATCAGGGTACGTGTAAGAGATGGAAGAAACTACGTTACTTGCTGCTTTTGTTTCATATGTTTGGCTTTTATAACCCTAAATTCAATTTAGGTCCCTGGCAATATTTATTTTACTAGGTTAGGGTCTTTAATTTTAATATTCAGTGAATAAAAAATTTAGTCAAATTAAATAATTGTCCTGAATTAGTGggtccttttatttttattttattttttttgtgcaTAGATGATTTAACCATTTTAAATAGAACTACAGTCCCTAAATCCATTCTCTTGGAGATTACCAATAATTTTAATGCATGTTTAGATGGAAAACAATACAATATATATTACATATTTCTGCTGGTctgtttaaaaagtatttttatggACTGAATGATACTCTTCTACAGAATTCTTTCATGTGGATTACAATCTCAGAAAAATTTACAATTACTAATTAGTGTTTTAAAGTACTCACACTCCTTCCCGTCGGCAGCACATGATATAAGCAAGTATTAGAAAAAGCACCAGTGCTACTGCTGAGGGCACTGCCAGTGTAATTAGAAAATCCGAGTAATAGTCTCTGCTTTTCAGTGTATCAGGCGGTGGTTTATATTCTCCACCATCAGGTAATATTCCCTCTCCTCGGATCACATCCTGATAGGtggaaacttgttttgttttatcaacctgatacaaaaaaaaaaaaaaaagacaattacaTAAACAATTAACAAATGTATgtggaaaatgaaaatttttaacCAATCATAAATCAGAAAAAGCAACACTACAAAACACAGCCTTTCAAATTATATGAAATCTCACAACTCCATTTATTTGTCCAAAGACTTCTTCATGTAAGGTATTCCATTGTCTTAATTCATGTTAAAGACCAAATCACAGAAAATGCTCATTGACCTCTGCTGTGACTACCCCAAAATGGTGACAATTTGTTATGTGAACTGGACTGGGAccaattaattttatttaagtCACTGCATAGCTACCAAATAACAGCAGAGGTCAATGAGCATACAATAAAATCTCTGAAAAATTATCGAAGTCAGAAAGGTACCAAATAACCATTTTTTAGCCAATATCAACCAGGGCAAGCTTTTGAATTTTAAATAGAGCTATGGAAATTTTAAAGCCAAAACTTGATTCAgtgacaccaaaacatttttcaaattagtgtcaatttaaatcaaattgtttatttttggggggaggggacacctaACTTCAAATTTTCCTTTGATtcgaaaatgaaataaaatataaaaagaaacactgacttttttttttttttaactttttgattgtctgaaaatttcaaaatttcattttcagttcaagctgaattttatttttttttttggaattgccatTGACCAAAGAAACTCATtattcactcttctcttcttgtaACATAAAGCAGAAAGGGTGTATAGATCCCATTATTAGTTCCTTAAGATATCCAGTTTCCCTGTTTTTGATTAGGTAATATTAATCCTGCTTCTGTTCAATTATTCATCCCACTCACACTCCCAAAGTGTACTGTAGTCACTAGAAAGTAGAAGAAAGAAGCAATGTAGCACTTTCACACCCTAATAAGGGGGGAAAATTAATGTAATCAATTACTGTATAATAGTAAAGCTCAATTATTTAGTATTAACTTCACAATAAGGGATTTTGAACTTAATTATATGCCCTGGTTGTGCTTGTGCCTATTCAATctcaatataaaataaaataatcctaTATAGTAACATATATGAACTAGTAGACTTCagaatataattaatatataaggtgaatgtttcttttattcatttaaatCTAGGTAACAACAGACTCATTCATTTCATTAGATGAAATACAGCCTTATCAATTATTGGATGATTTAGAAGACCAGCATAAAGTGACAAACTAAAACTTaaaaagacaatttttaaaaagattactAAAATTTATTCAGTAGCTGAATAGTTGTACAAACgaaaacagtaatttaaaaaaattgttgacTAGAAGACCATCTAGCTCCAAAGAATCCATGACATCACTAAAAAATAGATATTTCAAAAGCACATTTGAAGACTCATTCTAAACATTGCCATAGCACAAGATAGACATTTTTGATCAGTCACATAAATGAAGTTAGAGGATCTATTCAAAGTTTTGGTTTCACCGAATTAAAGAAATTATGCTGATCTTCAGGTAAGGTATATTGTAAGTAACACTTTGACTAACTCATTCTCATtctgcattattttatttatatataaaaatgtatttattaagaAATAGATCAATAGCAAATATCAGATTATAGTAATATAAAAATACGTCCTTTGAATTTATTTTACCAAACAACACTAATTTTTGTTATTTGATAAAATAAATTCAAAAGACCTACTTTTGTATTACAATAATCTGATTATTGGCTATTGATTTATTTCTTAACAAATACATTTCTATATTAAGCACATTTCTTAAATACTAAAAAGTAAACCCTGCCCTCTTTGCATGAATGAGTTATGAATGACTGGGAAAAGGTTGTAGGAAGTCTCTTCTACCTGCTTCTTTGCCCCCTAGTTGGTGTTCAAAGGAAGTGAGCTGGATACAGTACTGAATGGAATCATGACCATGAGGAGGGCGTAGTCTGCTCCTGCCTCTCTGCCACTAGCACTATCCACTGCATTCAGTAGTATGTGCTTGCCGGGGATGTACAGATCCATCTCAGAGGACAAGAAATGGTTACTTGCAGTaactggttctttgagatgtgatggaGCCaggtattccacttaggtgtgtgtgcacccagTGCACTGGAGCCAGAGAATTGTCTCTAGCACTACCCATAGAGGGGTGGTATTCACACTCATGGTCCCTCCCCAGGCTATATGAGGCAGcactgccctgatccccctcagaTCCTTGGCACCAAGTGCCCAAAGACTAGACTCCAATGCAGTGGGGACAGAGAATCAGTCATGGGGTACACGTCTGCATCACATTTTGAAGAACCATATTTACAGAAAGTAACTGtttgttcttcttcaagtagatgcAGCTGTATATTCTGCGTAGGTGATTCACAAGCAGTACCCACCCCAGGAGGCACGGCTTCGAGTCCACCTAAACAAGGATTGCAGGACTGCCCTCTACCAAAGCTTGCATCCACCCTGGAAGATGCCGTAATGGCATAACGGTTCATCAATGTATGTATGGATGACCATGTAGCAACCCTGCAAATGTCCAAGGTTGGGACTTCACTGAGGAACGCTATTGACGCAGCTTGCGCTCTCACCCACTGAAGCCATTTCATATGCAGCCTTGATACAGGAGGATATCCATTCAGAGAGAGTCTGTGAAGAGACCTCTTGCACCTTCATATGATCTGCATATAACACACATAGCTGAGGCAAAGCATGAAACTTGTTTAGTCCTCTCAAGACAGAAGGCTAAACATCACCTGACATCTAATGTATGAACGTGCTGCTCCTCTGGAGATGAATATGGCTTAAGAAAGAACACTGGTAAATACACCACCTGGTTCAAATGAAACCAAGAAATCCCTTTAGACAAAATTTTCAGGGTGTGGTTGTAAAGTCACTTTATCTGTAGAGAACTGCATGCATGAAGGTTCTGCCATCAGAACCCGAAACTCTCAGACTCTCCTTGCAGATGTTATCACTAACAGGAATACAGTCTTCTGAAACAAACGCGGAAAGGGACAAGATACCAGGGGCTCAAACGAAGGTCCCATTAAAACCACTAGGACTGTGTTAAGGTGCCACAGAGGAATCAGCTCTCAGACCGGAGGATGGAGATAAAAAAGTCCTTTTAAGAATCTTGCTACTGTGGCACTGGAGAAGACGGATCTTCCTTGAATAGGGAGACAAAACGCTGATATTGCAGCCTGATATACTCTCCATGAGCTACACACAAGGCCCAATGACTAACAGTGCAGCAAGTACTCAAAGTTGTCCTGAATAGAAGGCAGCATTGGTTAAACATTGCAGGCAAACAACCACACCGAAAACTgattccattttgccgaataggtggagccctgcatggatacaaaatttgcatCCACATCCAATCTGCGATCCGCAAAAATGATCCACAGACATCCACATCTATGGATGCaaagcagatatctgcagatttgcaaggCTCTATGAATAGGTCATTTGGTAGAGGGCTTTCTACCATTGAGTAGGACCTTTTGAACAGCCATGGAACACCACAATTCCTCCTTAGTTAGCCATGAAGCAGACATACCACGAGATGCAAGGAGCTGAGCATGGGATTTAAAGTGTGACCATGATTCTGCGTGGGTAGGTTTGGATAGAGAGGACAGGATATGGGAGGCTGAACTGACAGTGCTAGAACACCAGCAAAACAGCACTGCCTCAGTCACACTGGGACAATCAGAATGAGCTTGCCCCGATCTGCCTTCAGCTTGAGAATGACCTGTGGGATGACTGGGATTGGGGGAAAAGCATATAGACATGCTAAGTGCAGCCAAGACGGATGATATCAGACAGGGAGTCCAGTCTGAGGCCCTCTTGAGAGCAGAACAGATGACATTTCCTGATGTTGCTTGTAACAAAAAGGTTGATCATCGGAATGCCCTAAGCTGCAAAGATGGCCCAGAGCACACTAGTCTTCAGAGACCACTCGTGACTCAGGGAAAAAttcctgctgagatggtctgtgAGATGATTCTGGACCCTGGGCAAGAGGTCAGCAATCAGAGTGATACTCTCCTCGATGAAGAACTGCCACAACCTGACTGCCCCTTAGCAGAGCATCCTGGAGTTTGCTCCCCTTTGCCTGTTCACATAATACACTGCGGTGTTATTGTAAGTATGTGAATGAACCACTGAGCCCTTGATACAGTTCAGAAAAGCGTGACATGCACCATAGATGGTCAGAAACTCTGGTAAGTTGATATGCAGTGAGGACTCCTGCTCTGAACACAGACCTTGAACATGCAGCAACCCCAGATATGCTTCCCAGTCCATCAGGGAGACATCTGTGACAACAGACCTGGTTGATAAGGGCCAGATGAAGGAAACTCCATGACAAACATTCTCTAGGAGTGTCCACCACTGCAATGAGTCCAGGACCAGTGGAGGGAGACAGACCACTCTGTCCAAAGAGTAAAGAGTGGTACAGTAAACTGTCCTGAGCCATATTTTAAGAGGGCAAAGGTGTAGTCTTGAAAATTGGACCCACATGTCTGCTTGCCACAGGTGCAGAAGAACTGGGCATTTTCAATTTAATTTGAATAAGTTAAATTTGCTTCTGATGCAGCTTTACAATTTATAATTGATTGAAACCCAAACAACAACTTATTTATAGTTACATTAAAAAACACCTCAATAACtgctaaaagaacattatttagattgtaaagtcaagcacttaaaCATTAGAAAATGCCAGATTTATGGCTTCCTATGAAATTTTAATTCTGCCTCCTCGTGCAGCCaatctgtgtgttgtgtgaaacaGGTcaagtggaaaaaatagtatgagtgtttaaatatttttatcataaTGCACAAAAACCTCACTTGAATACTTGACTTTGCAATATACATGTTGTTTTAATATAGGTTTTTCTTAATATAATTTCCtaggtttcttttttaaaaggaaaaaagcaaaatacaaattCTACTTCATGCAACTGTAATACCCCTCCCCTCATGCATCTTCATCAGTGTTTGAACCCTGAACCTTCAGCACTGAGCAGAACACTTTTTTATTCTAGGGAGAAGGAAATGTACTGGGACCGTGAGCTGGGTTGGGAAGGAGTGGTTACAGGAAGCCTAGCCCTCTCCCAAACTTTTGGGAATGCCACCCCCATTTGGAGCTCTGGAGGGAGGCAGATGGGTGGAGGTATGTGCTCAATGCTGGGAGGTGTGTGGTCAGACAGAGGGAAGTCTGAATCCACTTCCTTCTTCACTCCACTTGCTGCTAtgggagctgctctggcagctaCCAGATGTTCTCAGTACACTGTGTGATGAGGTGGTGCTGGCCTTAGAATTTTCATGTTCAGTTATTATTGTGGCAGGCTGCCAAAAAATTCCTGAGCAGTGCAAGGAACAGAAGGGAAATGACTGAGTTATTAACTTTAAAACTTTCAAACCTGAACAAAGTTTCATTCAACAAGCAAAAGGCACATATATAGCCTCATGACTTTGTCCCTGCAGAATTTCAAAGGcctgctgcaaacaatggaggTGTCAGAGCTTCTTTTAAAAGATTGCAAGAATCTCTATAATGGAAGGTATTAGACAATGTTGTGACACACAGGTTCACTTCTGGTTCACTACCCTGTGTCAGCAACTCATCAGGCCGACATCTTTCTACAGACATCCCTAATTTATGCTAATTTTTTCAGCAATTAACACCAGAAACAGTGGATAGCTTATGGATCCTCCTTTTGCAATAATAGTCATTTTTACAGTTTTTAGGCAACTTTTCTGATTCAAAATGTATTGAAAGACAGGATGGGTGATCTACTGGACTGCACATGGACACGTAATTAGGAATGTTTACGTTCTAAAATCCCCACTCTGATAACCTCTCCAAAAAATTCTGGTAAGACATTTCACCTCTTttcttcagtttcctcatttgtgaaatggggataatgcttatTAACATACCTCTGAAGAGCATGTAAagataaattaatatttgtaaatgcaATGAAGATAAGAAATGCAATGTGTTAAGTATTACCAGGTGATTCAGCTTACTCTGatagctcttttaaaatttctgCATACATCTCATTTGGCCCTACTGAGATACGGGTTTTACTGAACATTCCCTAACCATCTTTGTTTAACGTTGTTTGTATTACATTCTTCCCATTCCTcaatttctttgctttttgtttaaaaCTGAGAAAaactaatcattttaaaaattcagccctTATCAGAATTATTCTCATTCCCTGGCAAACAGCAGTCCTATTTTTTCCTTAATATTTCTCCTTTACTTGATAAACCTGAGGAAAATTTTCCAATTTCATTTGGCTCCAGTATTTCATCTTATTTTCATTTTCCGCCTCTTATTTAATGTTAGATGTTTATGTTCAGAAGAAGTTTTTAACAATTTATAAACATTGCAACCGGGTGTGGTGGTGCATGCCTGTAATCTCAGATAACTGGGAGGTGGAGACTGGCAGATTGCTTGAGCTCAGGGGTTCTGGGCTGCAGTGCACGATGCTGATTGGGCGTCCAGTGCCCCTGACAGCCTAGCCAGCAAGTGACTGAACAAATGGCTAGAACAACACGAATGATCAATCAAGGTGATTCAAGGATAAACATTGCTAAATTACTCAACTCAGTATGTCAGAAACTgatgtcaaattttttttttaggttaaTGAATTAGACCTAGGCATCTTAGTGCAGTGAATTAATGAACCAGGCATTCATTTATGGGTTCAAATCCTACCTAAGTCACCACAAAGGAAATTGAATTTGGCGGTTTTAGTATTGCCTGCACTATAATACACTTCTAGCCacatagcaaagtccctccacaTTCTAGCAGTCTCTCCTGAAGGAAGAGTTATGTCTGATCAGTCACAAGTGAGGTGCATTTGGCAGAGTTGTTTGGTGAGGCTTGCAAAATACTTGGGCACACTATGTTCAGCTCTAAGTAGTGCATTTACAAACACATCACTTCTTATCTTATCACAAAGTGACTCACCAAAGAGATTTTACACCAGTCAATACTGAACTGAGTACGAAATTTTTTATCACAAGTTATTACAGGTTCCATTTCTTGGCTGCATCTCAGCTGATTTTGTGGATTTTCCACTTCTCGTAAGCATGAGGAGAATGGAACATCTGCACCAACCATAACATAGACACTGCAGAAAAAGATGTGTGACAAAGTGTTATCAGGCTAtccattaataaataaatatttaacgaACACAGTCTAGTCCTCTGCATTTCAATGATCACAATAGTTCATTTCTAAAACAGCTAGTTGTGTTTTATAGGCTATGACATCACTTTTTCCAGTGTAGGCCCAATGAACTGGGACCAAATTATTTCTCTAGCTACTTATTACATTCCTACTACAGCTTGAGTGTACTGTGTGATTATAACTAGCAATAgtccattttcattaaaaaaaaagttacaaagctCAAAGTTCAAAATTTTGAGGTAAAAACAGCAATAAATCATTGATAAAGTACTTCAGGAAGTTCTGTTAAAACAGTTCCATTTCATGTAAGAGAAAATTTTTCTCAGCATAGCATTCTTGAAAATTCATAGCATTTTATGTGTAAACTGTAAAAGGTATTTGAAAATGCTTTAAATTACAACTGcaatttattcatttattattgATGCCAACTTGCCAAAACATCCAGCTTCTCTCAACAAATTCCACAAGACAGTTATGCACTGTCAATACAAATTTTTACAACATACTGAAAGCAGAGTGTGGGACAAAACAAACTGATTTTAGTGTCAAAGTAAATAAAACAAGGGCTACTGTACTGATACTATTATTCATTTTCATACTTATCTCAATTGAAATGAATAAATGAAACTGTTACAGAATATAATCTGCTGcaccagaaagtcacagaatccagggACCCTGAAGCAGAATTTAGGTTTAGTTTGCCAGGGAGTACACAGAGCACAGTCTGAGCAATGCTCAAAAACACCACAGATGAAACTCTATGTAGCATCTTATATACACTGGTGTGGCTAACACAGGATGAGGAAGCTGCCAGATTTTCTTTAGCGGTTGTTCAACTGTAGTGACAGACTTCAAGAAGCCTCTCAgtcaaaaaacattaaaaaaggaaaattttgctCAAGGCGTATTTCTCCTGTAAGTTCTTCtgtgtatgtttttttaaaaaaaactttcctaAAACATCTAATGCAAAGGAATGAGCCCCATTCACAAGCAATATTTATCAGTGAACTCTAAATTTAAGAGCTATAGTATTGGAAGATGTAGCTTTAAATGTCCCTGTGATGTTTGGAACAGAATGTAGCTGAGCTAATTTTAAGTTTTGTGAGGTCTATGTTGTAGAACTTCAGAGTCATGAATCAAAATTAGGCTCTGCAGTTACAGGGATATAAGGCTGGAATTGTAGATTAAGAGAGTCTTATTTCCTTCCACCTGTTTTGTAAGCAGGGAAAACTGTTAATGTTTCTTTGATTGTAAATTCCCAGCACCTAACATCAGAAGACCTTGATCCCCTCATCTGGGGCCTCGGGGCACGTATGTATTTTTAATATCTAATAACAATTTCCAAAAGTTTGTTCTTTACAAAGTAACTTCCAAAAAATCTTGAATGCCTGAAAGGAACATTAAACACTTGAGTGACACTTATTTTGAGTGCTAAAGACTTATAAACAGattagatatatatacacatgtgcTTACCCCTCTTTCATATCATTAATAGGAAGTGGAACTCTGCCTCCCCTGTCTAGAGCTGAGGTGATGTTTATAGCATTCAAACGCTCTGGTTGCCACACATTTTTCACTGCTCCAAGAAAATCTCCGAGAACCTCACTTGCTAACATTTCTTCTACATTCATGTTCTTTATGAAGAACTCCGCTTGATATGGTAAAGGAAAATCTAGTTGTGAAGGAAAAGAGTTATGTCTTTATTACAAAAGATCTAAAATAGTGGTTGAGTACTGCACTA from Gopherus evgoodei ecotype Sinaloan lineage chromosome 2, rGopEvg1_v1.p, whole genome shotgun sequence includes:
- the SGCE gene encoding epsilon-sarcoglycan isoform X9, whose amino-acid sequence is MQQRRRLEERGAMQRCTPGPRPQSWRSGGALTTLLLTVYTILSKVHSDRNVYPSAGVLFVHVLEREYFKGEFPPYPKPGEISNDPITFNTNLMGYPDRPGWLRYIQRTPYSDGVLYGSPTIENVGKPTIIEITAYNRRTFETARHNLIINIMSAEDFPLPYQAEFFIKNMNVEEMLASEVLGDFLGAVKNVWQPERLNAINITSALDRGGRVPLPINDMKEGVYVMVGADVPFSSCLREVENPQNQLRCSQEMEPVITCDKKFRTQFSIDWCKISLVDKTKQVSTYQDVIRGEGILPDGGEYKPPPDTLKSRDYYSDFLITLAVPSAVALVLFLILAYIMCCRREGVEKRNMQTPENLPHQTQIPQQQTAGKWYP